The Acidimicrobiales bacterium DNA window CGCACGACGTCGACGATGACTGCTTCACGAACTTCCATGGCGGTGTCCTTTACTGGGCCTTCACGAGGTTGACGCCACCGTCGGCGGGAACCAGTGCGACTGTTTCGCCCACGAACTCGCGGGCTTCCATCTCGGCGAGCAACGCCGCATCTTCGACCTTGCCGTAGGCGCGCGAGCCGTCGCCGACGTCACCGATGACGAGGCCCCACTCCGGCGCGCCGTCGCGGCCGTGGGCGACGGTGTAGCTCGCCACGGTGACCGGCCCGGCGTGCACGTCGGTGATGGGAACGGTGGCGGGCGCGGGCGGTGCCGTCGGCGACACGACGTCGCCGGGATCCGTCGAATACACCGCGTAGCAGTGCTTCGTCATGTGCATCCCGACGCCGGTCACCAGACCGTTCGAACCCGGATCGGCGCGCAGGACGTCGACCATCGCCGCGATCGAGTGGAGCATGTAGTTGCTGCCGGCGCCGCCGGCGAAGGGCAGGCCACCGGTGACGGTCAGGCCCCGCGGGTCGTCGGGGGCGATGCCGAGGGCATCGCAGGCGAGGTGCACCGACGACGCGAAGCACGAGTACAGGTCGAGGTGGGCGACGTCGTCGACACCGATGCCGGCACCGCGCAGCGCTTCGGCGGCCGCCGCTCGCATCGCCGGCGACGCCGAAAGATCCTCATGCTCGGCGACGTAGACCGGGTCGGTGGCGTAACACCAGCCGCGCAGGTAGACGCGCCGATCCACCGGCACGCCGAGTTCGTCGGCCTTCGCGTGCGAGGCCACGATGACGGTCGACGCCATGTCGACGTCCATCACCGAGATCTCGTACTTGGTGTAGGGGTAGCCGACGAAGCGGTTCTCCGGCGTGGCGTCGCGCAACTCGTCGACGGTGCGCGCCTTGGGGAACCAGGCATACGGGTTGGTCGCCGCCACCTCGGACATCGGCGCCAGCAACTCGGCGATCTGCTGGCGGTAGGCGTCGGGTGCCGTGCCGAGCCGGGCGCGGCGGGCCACGTCGAAGACCGGGAACGTCAGCCACGCCTGGAACACGTTGTGCGCGGTCTCGGCGGGATGGAACGGCGCTTCGAACGGAAAGGGTGGCGGCTTCTCCGCCTTGAACGACCACGGCAGGCGCTCGCCCGCCTTCTTGGCCTGGCGCTTGGTCTCGAGCGCTTCGGCGCCGGTGATGACGGCGAGGTCCATGTCGCCTCGGATGATCGCTTCGGCGGCGTCGTCGACGAGCACCTGCGGCGTGGTGCCGCCGATGCCCGAATAGAAGCGGTGCTTGGGCGCGATCCCGAGCGAGTCGGCCAGCCGGTCGACGGGCGCGTCGTAGGACCACGCCATGCAGTAGACGATCTGCAACGAGTCGGCCGCCGCGAGCACGTCGCCTTTGGCCTGCGCGTCGGCCGCGGCGCGCCGGCACACGTCGTCCCACAGCGCCAGCGGTTCGGGCGACGGGCCCTCTCCGGGGTGCACCGTGCGCTGGGCGACGCCGATGATGCAGGGACTCCGCGGGTCAACGGCCATCGTCACGTACCGCTCCAGTTCGGTTCGCGCTTCTCGGCGAACGCCTTGGGGCCTTCCTTGGCGTCGTTGCTCGAGAAGATCTTGCCGGCAAGTTCGGACTCGATGGCGAAGGCTTCCTTCTGCGTCCCCGCGGCCATGCCGCGCAGCACCGACTCCTTCGTCGCCTGCACGGCGAGCGGCGCGTTGGCGTTGATGCGCGTGGCCCAGTCGACGGCGCGCTCGGCGAGTTCGTCGACCTCGACGATCTCGTTGAGGAGGCCGAGTTCGAGGCAGCGCCGCGCCGGGAACGCCTCGGCAGTCAGCAGGAACTCCATCGCGGCGGGAAACGGGATCTGCGCCGGGAGGCGGACCGTCGTGCCGCCGCCGGCGAACAGCCCGCGCTTGGGTTCCATCACGCCGAAGACGGCGCGTTCGGTGGCGATGCGGATGTCCACGCCGCCGAGCATCTCCATGCCGCCGGCCACGCACGGCCCGTCGACCGCCGCAATGATCGGCTTGTAGATCTTGAGGCTGCGCAGCACGGCGTCGGTGCCGTCG harbors:
- a CDS encoding enoyl-CoA hydratase-related protein, with the translated sequence MPIHYEQLGGHVARITIDRPEARNSMDLYHFRDLANAWRRFRDDPDDWVAIVTGVEGHFMSGADLKTYIPQITELQAEIQKGGVDEIDGCKLRDGTDAVLRSLKIYKPIIAAVDGPCVAGGMEMLGGVDIRIATERAVFGVMEPKRGLFAGGGTTVRLPAQIPFPAAMEFLLTAEAFPARRCLELGLLNEIVEVDELAERAVDWATRINANAPLAVQATKESVLRGMAAGTQKEAFAIESELAGKIFSSNDAKEGPKAFAEKREPNWSGT